A region from the Lolium perenne isolate Kyuss_39 chromosome 4, Kyuss_2.0, whole genome shotgun sequence genome encodes:
- the LOC139839115 gene encoding anthocyanidin 3-O-glucosyltransferase-like: MMLYFARALAAAVSDGTTISFLTTADSIAQLWKAGALLGNLRFVEVVDGLPAPSGQMPMLPPPRRMELFMVAAEAGGIRHRLEGAQASGGDARVSCVVGDAFVWMAAEAVAATGAPWVPVWTAASCALLAHIRTDARRQDVVDQGTSCTSE, from the coding sequence ATGATGCTCTACTTCGCGCGCGCCCTCGCCGCCGCGGTGTCGGACGGGACGACCATCTCGTTCCTCACCACCGCCGACTCCATCGCGCAGCTCTGGAAAGCTGGCGCGCTCCTGGGCAACCTGCGTTTCGTGGAGGTCGTGGACGGGCTGCCAGCTCCGTCGGGGCAGATGCCAATGCTGCCCCCGCCTCGACGGATGGAGCTCTTCATGGTGGCGGCCGAGGCCGGTGGGATCAGGCATAGGCTCGAGGGAGCGCAAGCCTCCGGTGGCGACGCCAGGGTGAGCTGCGTCGTCGGGGACGCGTTCGTGTGGATGGCAGCCGAGGCGGTCGCCGCTACCGGCGCGCCGTGGGTGCCCGTCTGGACCGCCGCGTCCTGCGCCCTCCTTGCGCACATCCGCACCGATGCCCGCCGCCAGGACGTCGTCGATCAGGGTACGTCCTGCACATCAGAGTAA